The following proteins are encoded in a genomic region of Acetobacter oryzoeni:
- the hslU gene encoding ATP-dependent protease ATPase subunit HslU, giving the protein MDAPNFSPREIVSELDRFIVGQQDAKRAVAIVMRNRWRRAQLSGGMREEVVPKNILMIGPTGCGKTEIARRLAKLAQAPFLKVEATKFTEVGYVGRDVDSIVRDLVEVSITMLKTSRRKDVEEKAQQAAEERIVDALAGEGSSADTKSKFRSMLRSGQLEDKEIDIAVTEQAPAGSSDMPGAVPGQAINVGDMMKAFMNRGPKQKKLKVSVAREYLKREEADRLLDGEALTREAVANAQENGIVFLDEIDKVCARASESGAKGGDVSREGVQRDLLPLIEGTTVSTKHGPVNTDHILFIASGAFHLAKPSDLLPELQGRLPIRVELQPLSREDLRRILTDPEHSLLKQYIALMGTEGVTLNFTDDAIDALAELAADINDRVENIGARRLATVLERLLEDVSFTASDRKGETVEVNAAMVQEKVAPLARKGDLSRFIL; this is encoded by the coding sequence ATGGATGCTCCTAACTTTTCTCCGCGTGAAATTGTAAGCGAACTGGACCGGTTTATTGTCGGTCAGCAGGATGCCAAGCGGGCCGTGGCTATTGTCATGCGCAACCGCTGGCGGCGTGCGCAGCTTTCTGGAGGTATGCGTGAGGAGGTTGTGCCCAAAAACATCCTCATGATCGGGCCTACCGGCTGCGGTAAAACGGAAATTGCCCGTAGGCTGGCAAAACTTGCGCAAGCCCCTTTCCTGAAGGTGGAAGCCACCAAGTTTACCGAAGTGGGGTACGTGGGCCGTGATGTAGACAGCATTGTGCGTGATCTGGTGGAAGTTTCCATCACCATGCTGAAAACATCGCGCCGCAAAGATGTTGAAGAAAAAGCCCAGCAGGCAGCGGAAGAACGCATTGTGGATGCGCTGGCGGGGGAAGGATCTTCTGCTGATACAAAAAGCAAATTCCGCAGCATGCTGCGCAGCGGCCAGCTTGAAGATAAGGAAATTGATATTGCCGTAACCGAGCAGGCCCCTGCCGGAAGCAGTGATATGCCCGGAGCCGTGCCGGGGCAGGCCATTAATGTAGGCGATATGATGAAAGCCTTCATGAACCGTGGCCCCAAGCAGAAAAAGCTCAAGGTTTCTGTGGCACGCGAATATCTGAAGCGTGAAGAAGCAGACCGTCTGCTGGATGGTGAGGCCCTTACGCGGGAAGCCGTGGCCAATGCGCAGGAAAACGGCATTGTTTTTTTAGATGAGATAGACAAGGTATGTGCCCGTGCATCAGAAAGCGGGGCAAAGGGTGGTGATGTCTCCCGCGAGGGTGTGCAGCGTGACCTTCTGCCGCTGATTGAAGGCACAACCGTTTCCACCAAACATGGCCCGGTGAATACAGACCATATTTTGTTTATTGCCTCTGGCGCGTTCCATTTGGCCAAGCCGTCTGACCTGTTGCCAGAACTTCAGGGGCGTTTGCCTATTCGGGTGGAATTGCAGCCGCTCAGCCGTGAAGACTTGCGCCGTATTTTAACAGACCCGGAGCATTCTTTGCTCAAGCAGTACATCGCGCTGATGGGCACAGAAGGCGTAACCCTGAACTTTACGGATGATGCCATAGATGCGCTGGCTGAACTGGCAGCAGATATTAACGACCGCGTAGAAAATATTGGGGCGCGGCGTCTTGCCACAGTGCTGGAAAGATTGTTGGAAGATGTCTCTTTCACGGCATCGGACCGTAAGGGCGAAACCGTGGAAGTAAATGCTGCAATGGTGCAGGAAAAAGTCGCGCCACTGGCGCGCAAGGGAGATCTGAGCAGGTTTATTCTGTAA
- a CDS encoding (2Fe-2S)-binding protein, which produces MIKFKLNGRDVSVDVPEDTPLLWALRDDLDQTGTKFGCGVGQCGACTVLVGGRATRSCITPISSIEGADVTTIEGLHPEGKHPVQEAWKDIQVPQCGYCQSGQIMQAVSLLKDYPDPTDEQIDGVMGGSLCRCMTYVRIRKAIKKAAAAMQKEEASHG; this is translated from the coding sequence ATGATAAAGTTCAAACTCAATGGCCGTGACGTTTCCGTCGATGTGCCAGAAGATACCCCTCTGTTGTGGGCCCTGCGTGATGATCTGGACCAGACAGGCACAAAGTTTGGTTGTGGCGTAGGCCAGTGCGGTGCATGCACCGTGCTGGTGGGTGGCCGTGCCACCCGCTCCTGCATTACGCCCATTAGCTCCATTGAAGGCGCTGATGTAACCACCATTGAAGGCCTGCACCCAGAAGGCAAACACCCTGTGCAGGAAGCCTGGAAGGATATTCAGGTTCCGCAGTGTGGGTACTGTCAGTCCGGCCAGATCATGCAGGCTGTCAGCCTTCTGAAAGATTATCCCGACCCGACGGATGAGCAGATTGATGGCGTAATGGGCGGCAGCCTGTGCCGCTGCATGACGTATGTGCGCATCCGCAAGGCAATCAAGAAAGCGGCCGCCGCCATGCAGAAGGAGGAGGCATCTCATGGGTAA
- a CDS encoding SufE family protein, with translation MEAPFVTPQEDTAEEAIEAIRDELEIFDDWMERYQYIIEMGRKLPPFPKEWCDDAHRVPGCQSQVWLEEKEEDGKLYFAGLSDAAIVCGLVALLLRVYSGRSKEEIQATDPKFLRDLGLVQALSTNRGNGVEAMARAIRSVAASAVA, from the coding sequence ATGGAAGCACCATTTGTAACGCCGCAGGAAGATACGGCAGAAGAAGCTATTGAAGCCATCCGTGATGAGCTGGAAATCTTTGATGATTGGATGGAGCGGTATCAGTACATCATAGAAATGGGGCGCAAGCTGCCCCCATTCCCCAAAGAATGGTGTGATGATGCCCACCGCGTGCCTGGCTGCCAAAGCCAGGTATGGCTGGAAGAAAAGGAAGAGGACGGCAAACTGTATTTTGCAGGCCTGTCTGACGCCGCCATAGTGTGCGGGCTGGTGGCCCTGCTATTGCGCGTATATTCCGGCCGATCCAAGGAAGAAATTCAGGCAACAGACCCCAAGTTCCTGCGTGATCTGGGGCTTGTGCAGGCTCTTTCTACCAACCGAGGTAACGGGGTGGAAGCGATGGCGCGGGCTATTCGTTCCGTTGCAGCTTCTGCTGTGGCCTGA
- a CDS encoding ATP-binding protein, whose amino-acid sequence MPVAGKIMDFLSCSILFVGVDAAWQVHLETLLQARGLRVKSVADGRSAFAGFDEDLPDLLVVPARLPDMPATQLCQRLRLNAATRGIPVVVLLPEANSRQEAEILERGADCCFSMADNPLLLVFRICALLREYDEDLAGREGVVFRQPRIVIMTAPGGVLWAWSDRQKPADFEPIRGGQPYLVELLQQNGEDALLVEDPEKLDLSGIASSRACPDCVVVDLACPAFDGLALARTIAAFRRRSRQCTRIMGMVEHGGLSGEQVARAFHAGIDDLLDADTPVDLLVSRIGSLVRRKTLQDEARREEAHIESARARMALADALRRVNADLAAANRKLIEAQAKLVQSAKMASLGELAAGIAHEFNNPLAFVLAHENTVKRSMVKALHAVRSQDLVTAETALQKGSERLSASLIGLSRMRDLVASLRRFSRLEEGEFRRLDVPEAIGMVLTLLAPKLGQDIEVTCKLEAPPELVCQAALVNQVVMNIVSNAADAILDKRRETIQSADPTLSHADRILITSFLEQAESGKGEEYVIQISDTGPGVPKELQERVFEPFFTTKPVGSGTGLGLATAYGVVQAHGGNVVVTNASTLGGACFTLRVPYRAGEERRGDNVA is encoded by the coding sequence ATGCCGGTGGCCGGTAAAATTATGGATTTTCTTTCCTGCTCCATCCTGTTTGTCGGGGTGGACGCGGCTTGGCAGGTGCATCTTGAAACCTTGCTGCAGGCGCGTGGGTTGCGTGTAAAAAGCGTGGCAGATGGTCGTTCTGCTTTTGCCGGATTTGATGAAGATCTGCCTGATCTTCTGGTTGTGCCCGCACGGTTGCCAGATATGCCCGCAACCCAGCTTTGCCAGCGTTTGCGGTTAAATGCGGCCACGCGTGGTATCCCGGTTGTTGTGCTGTTGCCAGAGGCCAACAGCAGGCAGGAAGCCGAAATTCTGGAACGCGGGGCAGATTGTTGCTTCAGCATGGCGGATAATCCGCTTTTGCTGGTTTTCCGTATCTGCGCGCTGCTGCGTGAATATGATGAAGACCTGGCCGGGCGCGAGGGTGTGGTATTTCGTCAGCCGCGCATCGTGATCATGACAGCACCGGGCGGTGTATTATGGGCGTGGTCTGATAGGCAGAAACCCGCAGATTTTGAACCGATCAGAGGCGGCCAGCCTTATCTGGTGGAACTTCTGCAACAGAATGGGGAAGATGCCCTGCTGGTGGAAGACCCGGAAAAACTGGATCTTTCCGGTATTGCCAGTAGCCGCGCTTGCCCGGATTGTGTGGTGGTGGACTTGGCTTGCCCGGCGTTTGATGGCTTAGCACTTGCGCGCACCATAGCGGCTTTTCGCAGGCGCAGCCGCCAGTGCACGCGCATTATGGGCATGGTGGAACACGGCGGCCTTTCTGGTGAACAGGTGGCACGCGCATTTCATGCCGGAATAGATGATCTGCTGGATGCAGATACACCTGTAGATTTGTTGGTAAGCCGTATTGGCAGCCTTGTGCGGCGTAAAACATTGCAGGACGAAGCCCGGCGCGAGGAAGCACATATAGAAAGTGCCCGTGCACGTATGGCGCTGGCCGATGCTTTGCGGCGCGTGAATGCCGATCTGGCGGCCGCTAATCGCAAATTGATAGAGGCGCAGGCCAAACTGGTGCAGTCCGCCAAAATGGCATCATTGGGGGAACTGGCCGCCGGAATCGCGCATGAGTTCAATAACCCGCTGGCGTTTGTTCTGGCGCATGAAAACACAGTCAAGCGCAGTATGGTCAAGGCGCTGCATGCCGTCAGATCGCAAGATCTGGTTACGGCGGAAACCGCATTGCAAAAGGGGAGTGAGCGTCTTTCAGCCTCCCTTATCGGTCTTTCACGCATGCGGGATCTGGTGGCCAGTCTGCGCCGTTTTTCCCGGCTGGAGGAAGGTGAGTTCCGCCGTCTGGATGTGCCCGAAGCCATAGGCATGGTGCTTACACTGCTTGCCCCCAAGCTGGGGCAGGATATTGAAGTTACCTGCAAGTTGGAGGCCCCGCCGGAACTGGTGTGTCAGGCAGCGCTGGTTAATCAGGTGGTCATGAATATCGTCAGCAATGCCGCAGATGCCATTTTGGATAAACGGCGCGAGACGATTCAAAGCGCCGACCCCACGCTTTCCCACGCAGATCGTATCCTTATCACCTCGTTTTTGGAGCAAGCTGAAAGCGGTAAAGGTGAAGAATACGTGATCCAGATAAGCGATACCGGGCCGGGCGTGCCCAAAGAGCTGCAGGAACGTGTTTTTGAACCGTTTTTTACCACAAAACCTGTAGGGTCTGGTACGGGGCTTGGGCTGGCCACCGCATATGGTGTTGTGCAGGCCCACGGCGGCAATGTTGTTGTAACCAATGCAAGCACGTTGGGGGGCGCCTGTTTCACCCTTCGCGTGCCATACAGAGCAGGAGAGGAGAGGCGCGGTGATAACGTTGCCTGA
- a CDS encoding zinc-ribbon domain-containing protein codes for MQQAQGGRQPCIKRVFMKIVCPSCGVAYQVPEALLAKRQMLKCSACGVKWRVQLPQSQPEPVAEPVPHEHAQPQSAPPEATAPHSAPEEKVAPASEPSEAPPADEPDSEHPPVTEPPAPQEPAPEHVAEETPKEPAPVEPQAPEAPVQPQPEPQPVPEPPPEPEPEVPSAPVVEPEPVVEPEHTPAPEPEEPVAPQPVPEVPQPTTVRQVHVTQTPPPYVPPHVEPTLPSATKPAAPSSPVVAPEPPQPKETAAQMGQRSEPLRRASPPAEPSAPQVVPEVGAANTPRPMGLPKVRPEVAQAYAQSAAAHVAQPKAPSARKLDVRGLILTEKFWKIAWILSVVLAVIGFVAIWHWWNAIVHAWPAAARLHRAG; via the coding sequence GTGCAGCAGGCGCAGGGAGGAAGGCAGCCTTGTATCAAGAGAGTGTTCATGAAGATCGTCTGTCCTTCCTGCGGTGTGGCCTATCAGGTTCCAGAGGCTCTTCTTGCCAAAAGGCAAATGCTCAAATGCTCTGCCTGTGGCGTTAAATGGCGGGTTCAGCTCCCGCAGTCGCAGCCAGAACCTGTTGCGGAGCCTGTGCCGCATGAACACGCTCAACCGCAGTCTGCTCCACCAGAAGCAACAGCACCACATAGCGCGCCGGAAGAAAAAGTAGCCCCCGCTTCAGAACCTTCGGAAGCTCCTCCTGCTGATGAACCGGATTCGGAGCACCCGCCTGTAACGGAACCTCCGGCGCCGCAAGAGCCAGCTCCAGAACACGTTGCCGAGGAAACACCAAAAGAACCTGCGCCGGTTGAACCCCAAGCACCAGAAGCTCCCGTTCAGCCGCAGCCAGAACCTCAGCCTGTTCCAGAACCACCACCGGAACCAGAACCGGAAGTTCCCAGCGCGCCTGTGGTTGAACCGGAACCTGTCGTCGAGCCGGAACACACACCTGCGCCAGAGCCAGAAGAACCAGTTGCACCGCAGCCCGTGCCGGAAGTGCCGCAGCCAACAACAGTGCGGCAGGTGCATGTTACGCAAACACCTCCGCCATATGTGCCGCCGCATGTTGAACCAACGCTGCCATCGGCTACAAAACCTGCCGCGCCATCTAGCCCCGTAGTTGCACCGGAGCCGCCGCAGCCAAAAGAAACTGCTGCGCAAATGGGCCAACGCTCTGAGCCTTTGCGCAGGGCCTCACCCCCGGCAGAACCTTCTGCACCACAAGTGGTGCCAGAAGTGGGGGCTGCAAACACGCCTCGGCCTATGGGGCTGCCCAAAGTGCGGCCAGAAGTGGCGCAGGCCTATGCTCAAAGTGCAGCGGCGCACGTTGCCCAACCCAAAGCGCCATCTGCGCGCAAACTTGATGTGCGCGGGCTGATTTTAACGGAAAAATTCTGGAAAATAGCCTGGATTCTCAGCGTAGTGCTGGCTGTTATCGGCTTTGTGGCTATCTGGCATTGGTGGAATGCCATTGTGCACGCATGGCCTGCGGCAGCGCGTCTGCATCGGGCCGGTTAA
- a CDS encoding xanthine dehydrogenase family protein molybdopterin-binding subunit, protein MGKLERIAARQDRAAGRGPTRRGFLLTAMGSAFMFGFARQGNAAQVYPQAAGNLPAGGAFEPTIWCSIAPDGWVNVNVIRAEMGQHVGTALARIIADEMEADWNKVKITYVDTDPKWGLMITGGSWSVWLTWDQFRQAGAAARTVMVEEGARLLGVAPSACIARNGQVIAGKRSISYGEIVSRAHPTRTFTPDEMAKLPLKPSSEHRLIGREVKALDIPSKTDGTAIYGIDAKLEGMVYARPKMPPTRYGSKVVSVDDTEAKKVKGYIRYIVLDDPSNTVPGWVAVLASSYPAAIRATDALKVTWTPGKTANVTEQDIIEHGRKQIAEKTGGSRIFNDAGVDEALAKADKVVERTYTCSSVLHYQLEPMNALARLHEGKWEVHCGNQWQTLFLPVIAKALQVPESDVVMRSYLLGGGFGRRLNGDYAVPAALISKALGGKPVKLVFTRSDDVLFDSIRSPSIQTVRAGVNKDGSINGWEHHASAGWPTGVMAAAFMEKGEDGKPYDQFAIAGADHWYDVGPILVRALDNDLADATFRPGWLRSVSSGWTPWAHESFLDELAHDYGKDPVDFRLGLLTCKGRNAGSAPNSVGGASRQANVLKKLVEKCGYGKVSLPKDTAIGIATTFGQERNMPTWTAGAAQVHVDRETGVVTCQKIWLVLDAGTIIDPDGALAQTEGGALWGLSMALFEGTEIENGNVRDRNLNTYTPLRITDVPDMDIEFLPSTEKPMGLGEPGVTTIAPAIGNAIFNAVGVRMRHLPVRPADILKALKEKGNA, encoded by the coding sequence ATGGGTAAGCTGGAACGCATTGCAGCCCGGCAGGATCGGGCCGCAGGCCGTGGGCCCACGCGCCGCGGTTTTCTGCTTACGGCCATGGGCTCGGCCTTTATGTTCGGCTTTGCGCGGCAGGGTAATGCTGCGCAGGTTTACCCGCAGGCCGCAGGCAATCTGCCCGCCGGTGGTGCGTTTGAACCCACAATCTGGTGCTCCATTGCGCCGGATGGCTGGGTGAACGTGAACGTTATTCGTGCAGAAATGGGCCAGCATGTTGGTACCGCCCTTGCCCGGATTATTGCCGATGAAATGGAAGCAGACTGGAACAAGGTTAAGATCACCTACGTGGATACAGACCCCAAATGGGGCCTGATGATTACAGGTGGTTCTTGGTCTGTCTGGCTCACGTGGGATCAGTTCCGCCAAGCTGGTGCAGCAGCCCGCACCGTAATGGTGGAAGAAGGTGCACGCCTGCTGGGTGTGGCGCCTTCTGCCTGTATTGCACGTAATGGGCAGGTTATTGCGGGCAAGCGCTCTATTTCCTACGGCGAAATTGTAAGCCGTGCGCACCCCACCCGCACCTTTACGCCAGATGAAATGGCCAAGCTGCCGCTCAAACCTTCATCCGAACACCGGCTGATCGGGCGTGAAGTTAAAGCGCTGGATATTCCTTCCAAAACAGATGGCACGGCCATTTATGGCATTGATGCCAAGTTGGAAGGCATGGTGTATGCTCGCCCCAAAATGCCGCCCACGCGGTATGGCTCCAAAGTGGTTTCTGTTGATGATACGGAAGCCAAAAAGGTTAAGGGCTATATCCGCTACATTGTGCTGGATGATCCTTCCAACACAGTGCCGGGCTGGGTTGCGGTTCTGGCTTCCTCCTACCCTGCGGCCATCCGCGCAACAGATGCCCTGAAAGTAACATGGACACCGGGTAAAACCGCCAACGTGACCGAACAGGACATTATTGAGCACGGCCGCAAGCAGATTGCCGAAAAAACCGGCGGTTCGCGCATCTTTAATGATGCCGGAGTGGATGAAGCGCTGGCCAAAGCCGATAAGGTAGTGGAACGCACCTATACGTGCTCTTCTGTGCTGCATTATCAGCTGGAACCCATGAACGCTCTTGCCCGCCTGCACGAAGGCAAGTGGGAAGTGCATTGCGGTAACCAGTGGCAGACCCTGTTCCTGCCCGTTATTGCCAAGGCGCTTCAGGTTCCTGAATCCGATGTGGTGATGCGCAGCTACCTGCTGGGTGGTGGTTTCGGCCGCCGCCTGAATGGGGATTACGCAGTTCCCGCCGCGCTCATTTCCAAGGCACTGGGTGGCAAGCCTGTTAAACTGGTGTTTACCCGGTCTGATGACGTGCTGTTTGATTCCATCCGCTCACCGTCCATCCAGACAGTGCGCGCTGGTGTGAACAAGGATGGTTCCATCAACGGGTGGGAACATCATGCTTCTGCCGGCTGGCCAACAGGCGTGATGGCTGCTGCCTTTATGGAAAAAGGTGAAGACGGCAAACCATACGATCAGTTCGCCATTGCAGGCGCTGACCACTGGTACGATGTCGGCCCCATTCTGGTGCGCGCACTGGATAATGATCTGGCCGATGCCACCTTCCGCCCCGGTTGGCTGCGTTCGGTCAGCTCCGGCTGGACACCTTGGGCGCATGAAAGCTTTTTGGATGAACTGGCCCATGATTATGGGAAAGACCCGGTTGATTTCCGCCTTGGGCTTCTCACGTGCAAGGGCCGTAATGCGGGCAGTGCTCCCAACTCTGTTGGTGGGGCATCCCGTCAGGCCAATGTGCTTAAAAAGCTGGTAGAAAAGTGCGGTTACGGCAAAGTCAGCCTGCCTAAAGATACGGCCATTGGCATTGCCACCACCTTCGGGCAGGAACGCAACATGCCAACATGGACAGCAGGCGCCGCACAGGTGCATGTTGACCGCGAAACAGGCGTTGTCACCTGCCAGAAAATCTGGCTGGTGCTGGATGCTGGCACGATTATCGACCCAGACGGCGCCTTGGCCCAGACCGAAGGCGGCGCACTGTGGGGCCTGAGCATGGCGCTGTTTGAAGGCACGGAAATTGAAAATGGCAACGTGCGTGACCGCAACCTGAACACCTATACGCCCCTGCGTATTACAGATGTGCCGGATATGGATATTGAATTCCTGCCCAGCACAGAAAAACCCATGGGGCTTGGTGAACCGGGTGTAACCACCATTGCACCAGCTATTGGCAACGCCATTTTCAATGCTGTTGGTGTGCGTATGCGGCATCTGCCCGTACGCCCGGCTGACATCTTGAAAGCGCTGAAAGAAAAAGGGAACGCCTGA
- the hslV gene encoding ATP-dependent protease subunit HslV, translating into MHTFHTASSSHDPVGWHGTTILCVRRGTEVAMAGDGQVTLGSTVVKGNARKVRRIGPQDNILAGFAGATADAFTLLERLEAKLERYPNQLERACVELAKDWRTDRYLRRLEAMMAVADAEHSFTLTGNGDVLEPEDGIIAIGSGGNYALSAARALLTVDGLGAEEIVRRSMKIAADICVYTNHSVRVETLKAASDQESR; encoded by the coding sequence ATGCATACTTTTCACACAGCTTCCTCATCTCATGATCCCGTCGGCTGGCACGGGACAACCATTCTCTGCGTGCGGCGCGGGACCGAAGTTGCCATGGCGGGCGATGGTCAGGTCACGCTGGGCAGCACGGTTGTTAAGGGCAATGCCCGTAAGGTGCGCCGCATAGGCCCGCAGGATAATATTCTGGCGGGCTTTGCGGGTGCTACAGCAGATGCCTTTACCCTGCTTGAGCGTCTGGAAGCCAAGCTGGAACGCTACCCCAATCAGCTTGAGCGCGCCTGTGTGGAACTGGCAAAGGATTGGCGGACAGACCGTTACCTGCGCCGTTTGGAGGCCATGATGGCCGTGGCAGATGCCGAACATTCCTTTACCCTTACAGGTAATGGTGATGTGCTGGAGCCAGAAGATGGCATTATCGCTATTGGGTCAGGCGGCAATTATGCTCTTTCCGCAGCCCGTGCGCTGCTGACGGTTGATGGGCTTGGGGCAGAGGAAATTGTGCGGCGGTCTATGAAGATTGCTGCTGATATCTGCGTTTACACCAATCATTCTGTCCGGGTGGAAACACTCAAGGCAGCCTCAGATCAGGAGAGCCGGTAA
- a CDS encoding response regulator: MITLPDLKQRPIVLVVDDEPEILVALTDLLEGAYHVLSASSGEQGLALLRENPDVAVIISDQRMPGMTGDVFLAQARDISGAGAILLTGYADISAVEAALNRGQISFFAYKPWDDETLLSMVGQAAARYFLEKELECEQLLLRGLLENLPFGLAFKDQDGCFIRLNQQMAREFGRSVAECLGQKEEDLVNGPRQESLEEARQALETSGRDQQVLQLPGPDGQNRWHDLTRVRLDSLRNAPVRSGLLSDYSILIDRDVTDLLGLEQRLRQAQKMQAIGTLAGGIAHDFNNLLTAIQGSLELVQDLEPPREPGVARLYQNAMEAARRGGTLTRKLLDFSRPRHLVCQRVEVQEVMQNLQGFMKQGKVPEDIRDALDSASVEGSGRFSSVQFVLPEEPLPPVWTDPVQLELAVFSLCINAIDAQPEGGSTSVSVRQVARLLGRHVGKDHAGAWVVVQVSDRGVGMTEEMRARIFDPFFTTKDMGQGTGLGLSMIYGFISHCGGEVRVESTPGGGTSVELWFPAMDAQLSASIPPAAGVSGNATANMRTLAATPQGRAILVVDDEPGVRAVTAGFLSRAGYEVLESASGAEAVETVRNRPDIALVVMDVMMPGMNGGEAAQRIHAERAELPVLFVTGYADLGILPQGVAVLHKPYTRDALLGDVKAMLAA, from the coding sequence GTGATAACGTTGCCTGACCTGAAACAGCGTCCCATCGTGCTTGTGGTGGACGACGAACCGGAGATTCTGGTTGCGCTGACAGACCTGCTGGAAGGTGCCTACCATGTTCTTTCTGCTTCATCAGGAGAACAGGGTTTGGCGTTACTGCGTGAAAACCCGGATGTAGCGGTTATTATCTCGGACCAGCGTATGCCCGGCATGACGGGTGATGTCTTTTTGGCGCAGGCGCGGGATATTTCCGGCGCAGGGGCCATTTTGCTAACGGGATATGCCGATATCTCCGCCGTAGAAGCCGCGCTGAACCGGGGGCAGATTTCCTTTTTTGCGTACAAACCGTGGGATGATGAAACACTTCTTTCCATGGTGGGGCAGGCTGCCGCGCGCTATTTTTTGGAAAAAGAACTGGAGTGCGAACAGCTTTTGCTACGCGGGCTATTGGAAAACCTGCCATTTGGGTTGGCGTTTAAAGATCAGGATGGCTGCTTTATCCGTCTGAACCAGCAGATGGCGCGGGAGTTTGGCCGCAGCGTTGCCGAATGCCTGGGCCAGAAAGAAGAGGACCTGGTAAACGGCCCACGGCAGGAAAGTCTGGAAGAAGCGCGGCAGGCGCTGGAAACATCCGGGCGGGATCAGCAGGTCTTGCAGCTTCCGGGGCCTGATGGACAAAACCGCTGGCATGATCTGACCCGCGTGCGGCTTGATAGCCTGCGTAATGCCCCTGTGCGTTCGGGCTTGTTGTCTGATTATTCCATCCTGATTGATCGGGACGTAACAGACCTGCTGGGGCTGGAGCAGCGTTTGCGGCAGGCCCAGAAAATGCAGGCCATTGGCACATTGGCTGGCGGCATTGCGCATGATTTTAACAATCTGCTCACCGCTATTCAGGGCTCTTTGGAGCTGGTGCAGGATCTGGAACCCCCGCGAGAGCCGGGCGTGGCACGGCTATATCAAAACGCCATGGAAGCCGCCCGCCGAGGGGGCACTCTTACGCGCAAACTGCTAGACTTCAGCCGCCCGCGCCACTTGGTGTGCCAGAGGGTGGAAGTGCAGGAGGTGATGCAAAACCTTCAGGGCTTCATGAAGCAGGGCAAGGTGCCAGAAGATATCCGTGATGCACTGGATTCCGCCTCGGTAGAAGGTAGCGGACGCTTCAGCAGCGTGCAGTTTGTACTGCCCGAAGAACCTCTGCCACCTGTATGGACAGACCCCGTGCAGCTTGAACTGGCGGTGTTCAGCCTGTGCATTAATGCCATAGACGCACAGCCGGAGGGCGGCAGCACCAGTGTTTCTGTGCGGCAGGTTGCGCGGTTGTTAGGCCGCCATGTGGGCAAGGATCATGCCGGGGCATGGGTGGTTGTGCAGGTTTCGGACAGAGGCGTGGGCATGACGGAAGAAATGCGCGCCCGCATTTTTGATCCGTTCTTTACTACCAAGGATATGGGACAGGGTACTGGGCTGGGCCTGTCCATGATTTACGGCTTTATCAGCCATTGCGGCGGCGAAGTGCGTGTGGAAAGCACACCGGGTGGTGGCACCTCCGTGGAATTGTGGTTCCCGGCCATGGATGCGCAGCTTTCAGCATCCATTCCACCCGCGGCAGGTGTTTCTGGCAATGCCACCGCCAATATGCGCACGCTGGCAGCCACGCCGCAGGGCCGCGCTATTCTGGTTGTGGATGATGAACCGGGCGTGCGCGCAGTAACGGCAGGTTTTCTGAGCCGTGCAGGATATGAGGTGTTGGAATCGGCTAGTGGCGCAGAGGCCGTGGAAACCGTGCGCAACAGGCCGGATATCGCCCTTGTGGTGATGGATGTGATGATGCCCGGCATGAACGGGGGCGAAGCCGCACAACGTATCCATGCCGAACGGGCAGAGCTGCCAGTGCTGTTTGTAACAGGCTACGCAGATCTGGGTATTTTGCCCCAAGGTGTGGCCGTGCTGCACAAACCCTACACGCGTGATGCGCTTTTAGGAGATGTAAAGGCCATGCTGGCTGCATAG